The following coding sequences lie in one Bifidobacterium sp. ESL0690 genomic window:
- a CDS encoding BspA family leucine-rich repeat surface protein yields MKSWNKAAIGLLVASAMALGTGVVASADSANTSTGSSSSTSQASQTQPSQSSDKASGDTRNSAKPNAELKQPESPVASASSQPAGGKVSTPQQTESETKQAQEASGAQAQQKSGASSLTRSQQQPQAQDSSDPSIKFQVDWGGNEDGSEKVHWYVQETAPHEDVVHIGPGVMGSYYDSPAQALFTDPVGSTLRNDIVRIVFDDAPDTHVVATSDFDLKNYPNLKSIDNVGNIDFSRFDGTDEFYMAECFGFNPQMKTLDLTGWGADRTAPGAGLPGSKPSSKWKTGMTFNMQDMFDVDPGLTTITGLDHWDTSAVTDMAGMFRTDVYGHSQLRSIGDLSGWDMSNVVYTSDMFDENLNLTDVGDLSGWNLKSAKIAEWMFSNTSISTLGDVSNWGMGNVTDMQGIFAGMKNLTALPGIKNWDVRKNTWFICMFQGDHALTSLDLTGWHTDSATNMYCMFNADTSLTQIKGLGDLNVSGVTDMSYVFYHDANLTSLDLSGWDTRHVTDGSKAFTPHLDEIKLGPNTRLDSSFFDYSKPLFGGAMESSGYTGRWTKSDNSWTSDASDDNGSLSALTQDSGFAGGTYVWQEFAEVSFRKNAPKGVKVSGSPVTIRKVGAKAEDIKIKVPRLMFHAKNLKFLGWNSGKQGGQMSFKRGDIVTNFNRGENIRLWAQWQSKGVPSTPLVPAALEYRIHYEANAPQGLTATGSVPDDVFTVDPASGVDLLHYRHQVTKKEFKVEGYKLLTWTTREDMHGGFYDGGSEIRVAPGTTTLYAVWAKDTTVISAPTTSAKPVTPVAPTAPTKPEKPTKPTNPTTPIRPTLPETPTNPSTPKVPTVPTQNQASQNVANNSRNTVTRSALAPLTVLPVAAPAFAPAQRVAGNAVAPAPVAGSDGVASLPQQQRPRPKCIPEGVYQKMKFGKRGNEPVYWIEPDGSAYVQNSAWSLSDYNGLPQCSIEASAPTSGGHMSFNFWWLLVFLVPLFLLLLAYRNNNYILARHRNLDSVNI; encoded by the coding sequence GTGAAATCTTGGAACAAAGCGGCAATTGGGCTGCTCGTAGCTTCCGCAATGGCACTCGGAACCGGTGTTGTGGCCTCTGCCGATAGTGCCAACACTTCTACAGGTTCGTCATCCAGCACTTCGCAAGCGTCTCAAACGCAACCATCTCAAAGCAGTGATAAAGCGTCGGGGGATACAAGAAACAGCGCCAAACCGAATGCCGAGCTGAAACAACCTGAAAGCCCTGTGGCGTCGGCCTCGTCGCAGCCGGCGGGCGGAAAAGTCTCGACGCCGCAGCAAACGGAGTCCGAAACCAAGCAGGCGCAAGAGGCTTCCGGGGCGCAAGCCCAGCAAAAGTCCGGGGCTTCTTCGTTGACGCGCTCGCAGCAGCAGCCGCAGGCGCAGGATAGTTCCGACCCGTCAATCAAGTTCCAGGTCGATTGGGGTGGCAATGAAGATGGCAGCGAAAAGGTGCACTGGTATGTGCAGGAAACCGCCCCTCATGAGGATGTCGTGCATATCGGTCCGGGTGTGATGGGTTCCTATTATGATTCGCCGGCTCAGGCTCTTTTCACCGATCCGGTTGGATCGACATTGAGAAACGATATCGTTCGCATCGTTTTTGATGACGCTCCCGACACACATGTGGTGGCAACATCCGATTTCGACTTGAAAAATTACCCGAATCTCAAAAGCATCGACAATGTCGGCAATATCGATTTCAGCCGTTTTGACGGAACCGATGAGTTCTATATGGCCGAATGCTTCGGTTTCAATCCTCAAATGAAGACCTTGGACCTGACCGGATGGGGTGCCGATCGCACCGCCCCGGGTGCAGGTCTGCCCGGTTCCAAGCCCTCCAGCAAGTGGAAGACGGGTATGACCTTCAATATGCAGGACATGTTTGATGTGGATCCCGGCTTGACCACCATCACGGGGCTCGATCATTGGGATACGTCGGCTGTAACGGATATGGCCGGCATGTTCCGGACCGACGTTTACGGGCATTCTCAACTGCGTTCTATCGGTGATTTGTCGGGTTGGGATATGAGCAATGTGGTCTACACCTCAGATATGTTTGACGAAAATCTCAACCTCACCGATGTCGGCGACCTTTCCGGTTGGAATCTGAAAAGCGCCAAAATTGCGGAATGGATGTTTTCCAATACGTCCATCAGTACGCTCGGCGATGTCTCCAACTGGGGTATGGGCAACGTCACCGATATGCAGGGCATATTCGCGGGAATGAAAAACCTGACCGCATTGCCGGGTATCAAGAACTGGGACGTAAGAAAGAATACATGGTTCATTTGCATGTTCCAGGGTGATCATGCGCTGACGTCGCTCGACCTTACCGGTTGGCACACCGATTCGGCCACGAATATGTACTGCATGTTCAATGCGGATACCTCACTGACGCAGATCAAAGGGCTCGGGGATTTGAATGTCTCCGGGGTTACCGATATGTCGTATGTTTTTTATCACGACGCAAATCTGACGTCCCTTGATCTCTCCGGTTGGGACACGCGCCATGTTACTGACGGGTCGAAAGCGTTCACGCCTCATCTCGATGAGATCAAGTTGGGCCCGAATACCCGTTTGGATTCCTCCTTCTTTGACTATTCGAAGCCCCTTTTCGGCGGTGCGATGGAAAGCTCCGGCTATACCGGCCGCTGGACGAAGAGCGACAACAGCTGGACCAGTGATGCCAGTGATGACAACGGTTCCCTGTCGGCTTTGACCCAGGATTCCGGATTCGCCGGCGGCACCTACGTCTGGCAGGAATTCGCCGAGGTGAGCTTCAGGAAGAACGCTCCCAAAGGCGTGAAGGTCAGTGGGTCGCCTGTGACGATTCGCAAGGTCGGGGCCAAGGCCGAGGATATCAAAATCAAGGTTCCTCGTCTGATGTTCCACGCCAAGAATTTGAAGTTCCTCGGTTGGAATTCCGGCAAGCAGGGCGGTCAGATGTCGTTCAAGAGGGGTGATATCGTCACCAACTTCAACCGCGGCGAGAATATCCGTCTCTGGGCGCAGTGGCAGAGCAAGGGCGTGCCTTCCACACCGCTTGTTCCGGCGGCTTTGGAATACAGGATTCATTACGAAGCCAATGCGCCACAAGGCTTGACGGCTACCGGGAGTGTGCCCGATGACGTGTTCACCGTCGATCCCGCTTCAGGGGTCGATCTGCTTCATTATCGGCACCAGGTCACCAAGAAGGAGTTCAAGGTCGAAGGCTATAAGCTCCTGACTTGGACGACTCGGGAGGATATGCATGGTGGCTTCTATGACGGCGGCAGTGAGATCAGGGTGGCGCCCGGCACGACCACGTTGTATGCGGTGTGGGCCAAAGATACTACTGTGATTTCCGCTCCGACGACATCTGCTAAGCCGGTGACTCCTGTTGCGCCGACGGCTCCGACGAAGCCCGAAAAGCCTACGAAGCCGACGAATCCTACTACGCCGATACGTCCTACGCTTCCGGAAACGCCTACGAATCCTTCAACTCCAAAGGTTCCCACGGTGCCAACGCAAAATCAGGCCTCGCAGAATGTTGCCAATAATAGTAGGAATACTGTCACGCGTTCAGCACTCGCGCCGCTCACCGTGTTGCCTGTTGCCGCTCCGGCGTTTGCGCCAGCGCAGCGTGTGGCTGGTAATGCCGTGGCTCCGGCTCCTGTTGCCGGTTCCGACGGTGTGGCGTCTCTTCCGCAGCAGCAGCGTCCGCGCCCCAAGTGCATTCCTGAGGGGGTCTACCAGAAGATGAAGTTCGGCAAGCGCGGCAACGAGCCCGTTTACTGGATCGAACCCGATGGCAGCGCCTATGTGCAGAACTCTGCTTGGAGCCTTTCCGACTACAACGGTCTGCCTCAGTGCTCGATCGAGGCTTCTGCGCCCACGTCAGGAGGGCATATGAGCTTCAATTTCTGGTGGCTGCTGGTGTTCCTGGTTCCTCTGTTCTTGCTGTTGCTTGCATATAGGAACAACAACTACATCCTCGCGCGTCACCGCAACTTGGATTCTGTCAATATCTAG
- a CDS encoding BspA family leucine-rich repeat surface protein: MKSWNKAVIGLLVASAMALGTGVAASADNPTIEPSGEAATQEVQQNNAATTKASKAPQSNADLKSQDSPVSGSQSKVAAPDAKKDAAAPSAQSQTPQPQAQSDPAPQPQAGPQSEEPTSTPQVSAQGEGDCQLSGTLNGASWCIRHSSDFDDLRITVGDSDVPVSRDDFRALLDKTSSLIDVFVEGKGKLKLSGDQTGLFANLPTLRRIDISGFDTSEVTNMSKFFMNDKKLSANTGYFDYRDFNTGKVTDMSHMFEGCEQLEYLETYHHKIGSWDVSNVTDMNSMFKDCQNLYPNDYETPFDGWNTSKVTDMSHMFEGCFQKGGYHGSNKGLNLIGLDTSRVKDMSYMFKDCDNMYILRFGPNFDTSSVENMSYMFYGASYVDFDDLSGFNTKNVTDMSYMFWGDNSVNLASAPNFITSKVTNMDGMFSFYNGTTLDVSNFDTHNVTNMSSMFWENKNVKVLDVSHFNTSKVTNMEGMFLGCEQVKTLDVSHFDTRHVTNMMMMFEDMYNVTKLDVSNFRLDCIRPTISEMYNWSGLYQMFFGTGKVKSIDFSGWDMRSKDGLVVVPPSVQRITIGPGTRLFDYEPGDTWGVSYPVLKPTQDDTYTGKWAQVPVDGTDSASVDPSVGYFSGDLVARAKGNDSARAGTYVWQQRKTVALEGNEPSEDYKVALNDGAAASTDAKGIPALTGIPAVTFDRDGKVTSNRPVNTAAQFKLAAPESPFSMTKLDGSDGSYQPNEDYIFKGWNTSADGSGKSYQPGASVAPIPEKLYARWKLGDTVSFTVRYNPNSPAGAATGSMPDDTYHAARGTETSHGFTVKANAFAVNGWKFTGWNTKANGTGTAYKAGDSLTVPYNTAVKLYAQWRKINSADYCVWYYGNDGDAKAIGFPNQTSGCIVPPRGPNLEPLHGDAFTGNDANDEDLNNYPYKVRVADANKYWFTMKDGWKVVGFTDDNGTFYKEGDSVKIKPKKNAECHMVGWRPVCTSAAPSGKLYAQWGKDVDYRLNYDANAPAGHTAGGTGTANETVTRSVRKSDDLEHYTSAAAANGWTVEGWMFTGWNTAADGTGTTYVPGNQVPLLKSKPTTLYAQWKATSVPITPVTPTQASYEVRYNANAPQGTLPSGRMDVERYTLKLGENGVTDVTKYPNYQVKASGYAVAGYEFKGWNTKSDGTGKSYASGDKLDMVPGVIQFYAKWEKVTPKPNPTPNPTPGQPTVPGGNNGNNGGNPGNNGGGSSGNNGGNGNGGNNGGGVASSQPAVLAPQASVVYRAVPYRVTIGVSPNVTAPVPTPAPNSQQDTTLGTPKKKARPKCMPDDVARRLDTKRRNANKVAWLEADETAYGTPAAWSDSDYIGLPKCSFAQPTTRPVQSTKHNGFNWWWLILLLLLLVVIVSSTYIYERGKLNDNKNAQHYNGATGDGIAV, from the coding sequence ATGAAATCGTGGAACAAAGCGGTAATCGGTCTGCTGGTAGCCTCGGCGATGGCGCTGGGAACCGGCGTCGCGGCATCTGCCGACAATCCCACCATCGAGCCGTCCGGGGAGGCGGCTACCCAGGAGGTTCAACAAAACAATGCGGCCACGACGAAAGCCAGTAAGGCGCCCCAGTCGAATGCCGATCTGAAGTCGCAGGATAGTCCCGTGTCTGGTTCGCAGTCCAAGGTGGCCGCCCCCGACGCGAAAAAGGACGCCGCCGCCCCGTCGGCACAGTCTCAGACGCCGCAGCCGCAAGCGCAATCGGATCCGGCCCCGCAGCCGCAAGCCGGCCCGCAGTCCGAAGAGCCAACATCCACTCCGCAGGTCTCTGCACAAGGCGAGGGTGACTGCCAGTTGAGTGGAACACTCAACGGTGCGAGTTGGTGTATCAGGCACTCTTCTGATTTCGACGATCTCAGGATTACGGTGGGTGATTCCGACGTACCGGTATCAAGGGATGATTTTCGTGCCCTTCTCGATAAAACTTCGTCATTGATCGATGTGTTTGTTGAGGGAAAGGGCAAACTGAAGCTTAGCGGCGATCAGACTGGGTTGTTTGCGAATCTGCCGACGTTGCGTCGCATTGACATCTCTGGCTTCGACACCAGTGAAGTGACCAACATGTCGAAGTTTTTCATGAACGATAAGAAGTTGTCTGCAAATACAGGGTATTTCGATTATCGTGACTTTAACACGGGCAAGGTCACCGACATGAGCCACATGTTCGAAGGATGTGAGCAGCTTGAGTATCTGGAAACGTACCATCACAAAATTGGCTCTTGGGACGTCAGCAATGTAACCGATATGAACAGCATGTTCAAAGACTGCCAGAACCTCTATCCCAACGATTATGAGACGCCGTTTGATGGCTGGAACACCAGCAAGGTCACCGATATGAGCCACATGTTCGAAGGGTGCTTCCAAAAGGGCGGTTATCACGGTAGCAATAAAGGGCTTAACTTGATAGGGTTAGATACCTCCCGGGTCAAGGACATGAGTTACATGTTTAAGGATTGCGACAATATGTACATCTTGCGTTTTGGACCGAATTTCGACACCAGCAGCGTAGAAAATATGAGTTATATGTTTTACGGTGCTAGTTACGTCGACTTTGATGATTTGAGCGGTTTCAACACGAAAAATGTCACCGACATGAGCTACATGTTTTGGGGTGATAACTCTGTTAATCTCGCGAGCGCCCCGAATTTTATCACCTCAAAAGTCACCAACATGGACGGCATGTTTAGCTTCTATAATGGCACTACGCTTGATGTCAGCAATTTTGATACGCATAACGTAACTAACATGAGTAGCATGTTCTGGGAAAACAAGAACGTGAAGGTTCTTGATGTCAGCCACTTCAACACCTCCAAAGTCACGAATATGGAAGGCATGTTTCTCGGCTGTGAGCAGGTGAAGACTCTTGATGTCAGCCACTTCGACACCAGACATGTCACTAACATGATGATGATGTTTGAGGATATGTACAATGTCACCAAGCTTGATGTGAGTAATTTTAGGCTCGATTGCATCAGGCCGACGATCAGTGAAATGTATAATTGGTCCGGACTGTATCAGATGTTCTTCGGGACAGGAAAGGTCAAGAGCATTGACTTTTCCGGTTGGGATATGCGGTCGAAAGATGGTTTGGTTGTCGTGCCGCCCTCAGTGCAGCGTATAACCATTGGTCCTGGAACCAGGTTGTTCGATTACGAACCCGGCGACACTTGGGGTGTAAGCTATCCGGTTCTTAAGCCCACTCAAGACGATACCTATACCGGCAAATGGGCGCAAGTGCCTGTTGACGGTACCGATTCCGCATCCGTAGACCCCAGTGTCGGCTACTTCTCTGGAGATTTGGTGGCACGAGCCAAGGGAAATGATTCCGCACGCGCGGGCACCTATGTGTGGCAGCAAAGAAAAACCGTGGCGTTGGAAGGCAATGAGCCTTCGGAGGACTATAAGGTCGCGCTGAACGACGGTGCCGCCGCTTCAACTGACGCCAAAGGAATACCGGCTTTGACCGGCATACCTGCCGTCACCTTCGACCGTGACGGGAAAGTGACCAGCAATAGGCCGGTGAATACTGCGGCCCAGTTCAAGCTTGCGGCTCCCGAGAGTCCGTTCTCCATGACGAAACTCGACGGTTCCGACGGAAGCTACCAGCCGAATGAGGATTATATCTTCAAAGGATGGAATACATCTGCCGATGGTAGTGGGAAGAGCTACCAGCCGGGAGCGTCGGTGGCCCCCATTCCGGAGAAGCTGTATGCACGCTGGAAATTGGGCGATACCGTTTCGTTCACGGTGCGTTATAACCCGAATTCTCCTGCAGGAGCTGCGACTGGTTCCATGCCTGATGATACATACCACGCCGCGCGCGGTACTGAAACCTCCCACGGGTTCACCGTCAAGGCCAACGCATTCGCGGTTAACGGGTGGAAGTTCACCGGCTGGAACACGAAGGCCAACGGCACAGGCACGGCCTACAAGGCAGGTGACAGCCTGACGGTTCCATACAACACCGCGGTGAAACTCTATGCTCAGTGGCGCAAGATCAACTCGGCCGATTACTGCGTCTGGTATTACGGCAATGACGGTGACGCAAAGGCCATCGGCTTCCCGAACCAGACCTCGGGCTGTATCGTTCCGCCTCGTGGTCCCAACCTTGAGCCGTTGCACGGCGATGCCTTCACCGGTAACGACGCGAACGACGAGGACCTCAACAACTACCCCTACAAGGTGAGGGTCGCTGACGCGAACAAGTATTGGTTTACCATGAAGGACGGCTGGAAGGTCGTCGGCTTCACCGACGATAACGGCACCTTCTACAAGGAAGGCGACAGCGTCAAGATCAAGCCGAAGAAGAACGCCGAATGCCATATGGTTGGCTGGCGGCCGGTCTGCACGTCGGCAGCACCCAGCGGCAAGCTGTATGCACAGTGGGGCAAGGACGTGGATTACCGGCTGAACTACGACGCCAATGCGCCCGCCGGCCATACCGCCGGCGGTACTGGAACCGCGAACGAAACCGTGACCCGCTCCGTGCGTAAGAGTGACGATCTCGAGCACTACACCAGCGCAGCTGCGGCCAACGGCTGGACGGTCGAGGGCTGGATGTTCACCGGTTGGAACACTGCGGCTGACGGCACCGGGACGACGTATGTGCCCGGCAACCAGGTGCCTTTGCTCAAGAGCAAACCGACCACGCTCTACGCACAGTGGAAGGCCACTTCGGTGCCGATCACGCCGGTGACACCCACGCAGGCGAGCTATGAGGTCCGCTACAATGCGAACGCGCCGCAGGGCACCTTGCCGTCCGGCCGTATGGATGTCGAGCGCTATACGCTGAAGCTTGGCGAGAACGGGGTCACGGATGTGACGAAGTACCCGAACTATCAGGTCAAGGCCAGCGGCTACGCGGTTGCCGGTTACGAATTCAAGGGTTGGAACACCAAGAGCGACGGCACGGGCAAGTCCTATGCGTCCGGCGACAAGCTTGATATGGTGCCTGGTGTCATTCAGTTCTATGCAAAGTGGGAGAAGGTAACTCCTAAGCCGAATCCGACGCCGAATCCGACTCCAGGCCAACCGACTGTTCCTGGCGGCAACAACGGTAATAACGGTGGGAACCCCGGTAACAATGGCGGCGGTAGCTCCGGTAACAATGGCGGTAACGGCAACGGTGGCAACAACGGTGGTGGCGTGGCCAGTTCGCAGCCTGCCGTGTTGGCTCCGCAGGCTTCCGTGGTCTACCGTGCCGTGCCGTACCGCGTGACCATCGGTGTGTCCCCGAATGTCACGGCCCCGGTGCCGACGCCGGCTCCCAACAGCCAGCAGGATACGACGCTCGGGACGCCGAAGAAGAAGGCCCGTCCGAAGTGCATGCCCGATGACGTGGCCCGCAGGCTGGACACGAAGAGGAGGAACGCGAACAAGGTGGCGTGGCTTGAGGCCGACGAGACGGCTTACGGTACGCCTGCTGCGTGGAGCGATTCGGATTACATCGGTCTGCCGAAGTGCTCCTTCGCCCAGCCCACTACCAGGCCCGTGCAGTCGACCAAGCACAACGGCTTCAACTGGTGGTGGCTCATCCTTCTGCTGCTCCTTCTGGTCGTGATTGTCTCCTCGACGTACATTTACGAGAGGGGCAAGCTGAATGACAATAAGAACGCGCAGCATTATAACGGCGCGACCGGCGACGGGATCGCTGTCTGA
- a CDS encoding BspA family leucine-rich repeat surface protein — translation MMKSWNKAVIGLLIASAMALGTGVVASADEASSSTADAQLTTQEVQKSQNNSGASADKPGEVNIDAKQPAGSQPGTTSAMSQARQSDSATPKTGTQHAPAQTSAKTGTQAKQEKQAPAVQTKQTPAPTTQDDPDPSIKIQGNFGGNADGSQKVHWYVEETMPNQYVMHIGSGVLGADFSGSPSDMLWSYSSNKVIRDNIVRMVFDDAPNTHFVPGSRFDCGGYDNLESIDNVGDLDFSLLQGQTGTLDLTSFFANNPKLQTVDLTGWGAGRTAPGAGLPGVKASSKWKTHVSINIRYLFNDDTVLTTVTGLDDWDTSAVTNTSMMFRTDTDSNSKLTSVGDLSGWDMSNNTDTHDMFAYNSKLTSVGDLSNWNLGKDKCAEWMFSDTGISSVGDVSGWGMGNVMNMQGIFYDMPNLTALPGLENWDVSQNTWFTSMFDEDSSLTSLDLTGWHTDAATSMHYMFTGDYSLTEIKGLDDFNTSKVTDMTMMFYSGSNHSGSLKSLDLTGWDTSNVTDMSYMFDGQQQLTEIKGLSHWNVSKVADMTFMFNGDFAFTTIDLSGWDTRAVTSGTNVFPYGVKSLKLGPHTRIPGSSSFGFQPDASGAVETDGYTGRWTKSDGSWVSDSSDDNASLAALTQASGFEGGTYVWQEFAELSFDGNAPQDSTLTGSLDTIRKAGPDASKIEITVPDSAFGVDGYAFKGWNTDANGGQKAYKKGDVVKGFTRGQNIKLYAQWKKSSVPITPIQKQPAHYGIHYVANAPQGLTATGSMADDAFDVQPVNQVGNWINQDRQVLASGYAVEGYTFTGWSTARDGSRGIYRVGNIISVKPGKTTLYAQWTKTPAPAPSPAPTPSPTPEPPAPSPAPAPAPAPAPGPQPGDNNNGGNNGNNGNNGNNGGAVSPQPAALAPQASVVYRYTPYRVTVGVSPNATAPVPTQPTQTPAPKGQQDSKVKTNAPKKARPKCMPDDVARRLSNKKKNANKVAWLEADETAYGTPVEWSDSDYEGLPRCAFANPPAPEVKAQNHNIFNWWWLLLLLILLVVVIAVSVHAYEKKKKNDKKNAQGYGASNGGGVAF, via the coding sequence ATGATGAAATCGTGGAACAAGGCGGTGATTGGTCTGCTGATCGCCTCGGCAATGGCTCTTGGAACCGGCGTGGTGGCATCTGCCGACGAGGCCAGCTCAAGCACTGCCGATGCACAACTGACCACTCAAGAGGTTCAAAAGTCTCAAAATAATAGCGGGGCTTCTGCGGACAAGCCCGGTGAAGTGAATATCGACGCGAAGCAGCCGGCCGGTTCTCAGCCGGGAACGACTTCCGCGATGTCGCAGGCAAGGCAGAGTGACTCCGCGACGCCGAAGACCGGCACTCAGCACGCCCCGGCGCAAACCTCGGCAAAGACCGGTACGCAGGCCAAGCAGGAGAAGCAAGCTCCAGCTGTGCAAACCAAGCAGACTCCGGCTCCGACGACGCAGGACGACCCGGATCCTTCCATTAAGATTCAAGGGAATTTCGGCGGTAACGCCGACGGCAGTCAAAAAGTGCACTGGTATGTAGAGGAAACAATGCCGAACCAGTATGTGATGCATATCGGTTCGGGTGTGCTTGGTGCTGACTTTAGTGGTTCGCCTTCTGACATGTTGTGGTCTTATTCATCGAACAAGGTAATAAGGGACAATATCGTCCGCATGGTGTTTGATGATGCTCCCAACACGCATTTCGTGCCCGGAAGCCGATTCGACTGTGGTGGATATGATAATCTGGAGAGCATCGACAATGTCGGCGACCTTGATTTCAGCCTCCTGCAAGGGCAGACCGGTACTTTGGATTTGACCTCGTTCTTCGCTAATAATCCCAAGCTCCAGACCGTCGACCTGACCGGTTGGGGCGCTGGTCGTACCGCACCGGGTGCAGGTCTTCCTGGTGTCAAGGCTTCCAGTAAATGGAAGACTCACGTGTCCATCAATATACGCTACTTGTTCAACGACGATACTGTATTGACTACGGTCACCGGACTTGACGATTGGGATACCTCGGCCGTCACCAACACGTCTATGATGTTTCGGACGGATACTGATTCTAATTCGAAGCTGACTTCTGTTGGCGATTTGTCTGGCTGGGATATGAGCAACAATACCGATACCCATGATATGTTTGCATATAATTCCAAACTTACCAGTGTCGGCGATTTGTCGAATTGGAATCTCGGCAAAGACAAATGTGCGGAATGGATGTTCAGTGACACCGGCATCAGCTCTGTTGGCGATGTTTCCGGTTGGGGAATGGGCAACGTCATGAATATGCAGGGAATATTCTACGATATGCCCAATTTGACCGCATTGCCAGGTCTTGAAAACTGGGACGTGAGCCAGAATACGTGGTTTACGAGTATGTTCGACGAAGATTCTTCGCTCACCTCCCTTGACCTGACCGGTTGGCATACCGATGCCGCCACGAGTATGCACTATATGTTCACTGGTGATTATTCATTGACGGAGATCAAGGGCCTTGACGATTTCAATACCAGCAAGGTAACTGATATGACGATGATGTTCTACTCCGGTTCCAATCATTCCGGCTCGTTGAAATCTTTGGACCTGACTGGTTGGGATACCTCGAACGTCACTGACATGAGTTACATGTTCGACGGTCAGCAGCAACTGACCGAAATCAAGGGGCTTTCACACTGGAATGTTTCCAAGGTCGCCGATATGACCTTCATGTTCAATGGCGATTTCGCTTTCACCACGATTGATCTTTCCGGTTGGGATACCCGTGCCGTAACTTCGGGCACAAATGTTTTCCCATATGGTGTGAAATCCCTGAAGCTTGGTCCGCATACCAGGATTCCGGGCTCGTCCTCCTTTGGTTTCCAGCCCGATGCTTCCGGTGCTGTTGAAACCGACGGCTATACCGGTCGTTGGACGAAGAGCGATGGGAGCTGGGTAAGCGATTCTTCTGACGATAACGCATCCTTGGCTGCATTGACCCAGGCTTCTGGATTCGAAGGCGGCACCTATGTCTGGCAGGAATTCGCGGAGCTGAGCTTCGACGGAAATGCGCCTCAAGACTCGACGCTCACCGGTTCTCTCGATACCATTCGTAAGGCTGGGCCTGATGCCTCGAAGATCGAGATCACGGTTCCTGATTCCGCATTCGGTGTTGACGGGTATGCCTTCAAGGGCTGGAATACCGACGCCAACGGCGGGCAGAAGGCCTACAAGAAGGGCGATGTCGTCAAGGGCTTCACCCGTGGCCAGAACATCAAGCTCTATGCCCAGTGGAAGAAGTCTTCCGTTCCGATTACCCCGATTCAAAAGCAGCCGGCACATTACGGCATCCATTACGTGGCCAATGCACCCCAGGGGCTGACGGCAACGGGTTCTATGGCCGATGATGCCTTTGACGTGCAACCTGTCAATCAAGTGGGCAACTGGATTAATCAGGATCGTCAGGTTCTGGCCAGCGGCTACGCGGTCGAAGGCTACACCTTTACCGGCTGGAGCACCGCTCGGGACGGTAGCCGAGGTATCTATCGGGTGGGCAACATTATCAGCGTCAAGCCTGGCAAGACCACGCTCTATGCCCAGTGGACGAAGACTCCTGCTCCTGCTCCTTCGCCCGCACCGACTCCTAGCCCGACACCGGAGCCGCCAGCTCCTAGCCCGGCACCGGCACCAGCTCCCGCACCGGCTCCAGGTCCGCAACCCGGTGACAACAACAACGGTGGCAATAACGGAAACAATGGTAACAACGGCAACAACGGTGGAGCAGTCAGCCCGCAACCCGCTGCGTTGGCTCCGCAGGCTTCTGTGGTCTACCGTTACACTCCCTACCGTGTGACCGTGGGCGTGTCCCCGAATGCAACCGCGCCGGTTCCTACCCAGCCCACCCAGACGCCTGCGCCTAAAGGTCAGCAAGACAGCAAGGTGAAGACGAATGCCCCGAAGAAGGCCCGCCCGAAGTGCATGCCTGACGACGTGGCCCGTAGGCTGAGCAACAAGAAGAAGAACGCTAACAAGGTCGCGTGGCTCGAGGCCGATGAGACGGCTTACGGCACGCCTGTTGAGTGGAGCGATTCGGATTACGAGGGCTTGCCGAGGTGCGCCTTCGCGAATCCTCCCGCCCCGGAGGTGAAGGCTCAGAACCATAACATCTTCAACTGGTGGTGGCTCCTGCTTCTTCTTATCCTTCTTGTAGTTGTGATCGCCGTTTCGGTTCACGCCTATGAGAAGAAAAAGAAGAATGACAAGAAGAACGCACAAGGTTACGGTGCTTCCAACGGAGGTGGCGTCGCGTTCTGA
- a CDS encoding LytTR family DNA-binding domain-containing protein: MSIMFRANPDLSDDELNVIIEAAKPSDEAMQLMQGIRKLSRLNTSTIVVNTETSLELIPIASIIAVEVHDDMLLLRLIQNKAAMQNPRAPSNTIATRDTLAHFLRRLPNEFVRISRQSVININHLRSLKLSYSGNMIASLDAGIDETVGRRYVADLRKIIGA, encoded by the coding sequence ATGAGTATCATGTTCCGAGCAAATCCTGACCTGTCGGACGACGAACTGAACGTCATCATCGAGGCGGCGAAGCCCAGTGACGAAGCAATGCAGCTTATGCAGGGTATCAGGAAATTGAGCCGGCTGAACACCTCCACGATTGTGGTCAACACCGAAACATCGCTGGAGCTCATACCCATCGCGTCAATCATCGCCGTCGAAGTACATGACGACATGCTGCTGCTGCGGCTGATACAGAACAAAGCTGCGATGCAAAACCCGCGGGCCCCGAGCAACACGATCGCCACACGCGACACACTTGCCCACTTCTTACGGCGTCTGCCCAACGAATTCGTAAGAATTTCGCGCCAGAGCGTCATCAACATCAATCATCTGCGATCATTAAAATTGAGCTATTCCGGCAATATGATAGCCAGCCTTGACGCCGGGATAGATGAGACTGTAGGACGGCGATACGTAGCCGACCTGAGAAAAATAATAGGAGCATAG